From Lucilia cuprina isolate Lc7/37 chromosome 4, ASM2204524v1, whole genome shotgun sequence:
tgaatttcgAAAATCATCAAAGAAAGTTTTAGAaaggtatgtatgtgtgtgtttgtgcattttttcatttgttttttttttaaatttacttttactatttatttaacaaatttctacTGTTTATTTAGTCTTATCATGTTTTTCATttctgttaaataaatttactttagataacaattttatattgttaagaGCAGTGAtattattcttgtttttttttttttttaaactaaaactcaAGGTCGTATGTTTTCTGTTCTTTCGAATGTAatgcaagtttaaaaaaaaatgaatatattttattgtgtattttaattaaataaataaaggcatttattaaaataatagaatCTATTAATTAATTAGTGTAAGGCATCATTTTGTTAACTTCCGGTTGTAAcatgtgtttaattttaaacgaaACAGTGATACACATATACTGACCATACGTCAGACTAGGTCCAGTAAAACCAGCGACAAACATATAGTCGGCTCTATAGGgaagtatatagtgtagtctataatgtagtctataatatattctatagtgtagtctagtctatagtctagtctatagtctagtctatagtttagtctatagtctagtctataatctagtctataatctagtctatagtctagtctatagtctagtctatagtctagtctataatctagactatactgtaatctataaactagtctatagtttagtccttAATCCTTGTCTAGCCTATATATActatgtatagtctagtctatagtctagtctatagtctagtctatagtctagtctatagtctagtctatagtctagtctatagtctagtctatagtctagtctatagtctNNNNNNNNNNNNNNNNNNNNNNNNNNNNNNNNNNNNNNNNNNNNNNNNNNNNNNNNNNNNNNNNNNNNNNNNNNNNNNNNNNNNNNNNNNNNNNNNNNNNgatagatagatagatagatagatagatagatagatagatagatagatagatagatagatagatagatagatagatagatagatggatagatagatagatagatagatttttctttttataaaaaattttcgtaacaatttataaatttcagagAGACAATAACCAAAAGCGATTTAAACTTTGACCCCTTATTTTCCTTTCTGTATGCAATAGTTCTAAtttgaatattgtataaaacatTACATGGGCAATGGCCTAGGGGAGTTTAATGAACAGtctgtactgaaattttttatgtatttatttttttgcaaaaataaatattatgtagaaaatttcatataataagCAAGAATTTTCGTTTTTACACAACATTATAAAGAACGCATAAACACGTAGAAAATGGATAATTGTATTTCGTATTCTGCCAATGATTCACCCAAAATACCTATGTAGCTACATACCTATGTACATGATAATATTCTTGaactatttcttaaaatttatttcaaacataaatcattaaaaatcgagcaatttctagaatttttgcttaaaaattgtagttgttgtaggtCCAACAAAAATTCACCTCTCTTTAAATTGGTTCCTCAAAaccagttttttaaaaaaaaggagATTTTGACAAACTATATACAACCAGATTGGTCTATATTCCTTCATTTTAAAACTACAGTTAAAATATGTTGATATTCTATTTCCATTaggtataattttattaaaaactgataaaatgttttagctATAGACACAATCATATGATGCCCTCTTCCCTCCAGaagatatctatctatctatctgactGACTGTCTATATGAAATAAACATTAACCTTGACATAAAACATGAAACGagtatttaaaaaatggcaaaagAAAGTAGGTTAAACTGGACTCGAATATAAATTACACCTTATGatgaataatatacaaaaattacgcagttttgtaataaaaaatataaaatataaaagtaaaaaatgttttgtctttcttttttttttagaaaattaaaaggtTGTTTCACTTCCTACAAAAACCCCTCTAAATTTCAAgtaaaatacaattacaaacaTACTTACTATTTTCTATTGTTGGATCATAGGAATCCACAAATTGTCCCTCAACAAATTGTATACTCAAAGATGATTTgcctgtaaaaaaaaaataagaaataataaacaaaaaacgtaaatattacattaaaatttttccatttaaaacaacaacaattaatacagcaacataataataaataaataaaacgcaAAAGTaggtataaagaaaaaaaataattaaaaaatataaaaaaacgacACAAAAGAGcattaaaaagaaaaggaaTGAAAAAAAGAACCAATCAACCAACTTACCCACACTTCTGTAGCCCATCATAGCAATATTACGTTCTTTTGGtggcatttttcttttattaattgcttttcttttttaacactaAACCACAATTATTGTCACTTAATACTTAATTAatgatattttgtataaatttttaatttatttcgtaGTTGCAAGTTAaaattgggattttttctaaataCCACAGTGAATTATATGAACCTCACCTAAAATGTCTTTTTAGCAGGAATGGAAAGTTCAATACCATagcaaattattttctttaagtacTTTTATAGCTGTTTGacttatttagtacttttttaagcaAGTTGTTAATAGCAAAAAGACAAATTAATTGTTAAGCTTTTggttttaatatactttttcatttaaatattttttttagattatttatttcatgtttcaagATTCACTTGAATAAAACTGTccaaatttaattacaattcattagcattttaaataGCACTTTTCCATACCTGATACTTTTGTTATTAATCTTATAAGATTACGAAtgctttgtaaaaaataaaacaatttttaacggtgaaaatttggtttttttcttttaaacaaggAAATTAATCAAGGACAaggattaataaaaaaattaattgaattataataaaaacataatacaatattaatattttgttatatatttcgGCATCTGGCAACTTTAAGAGACATATGGTATATTAATAGTAGCCGTCTCATTCTAACCAACGGGTTGTGATAAAAGTAAACAGCTGGCCTTTGAAAAGGAGTgaccatatttttaaaatgctaacttcatgaacatttatttaatttaagcgTTTTTAATGTTCTAGCAAGTAATTATTATGTGGCAGTTACTCCAATTGGAAACTTTTCATTTGCCGAGTTGTTTTATCCCATTattcgttcccacgacaattggaccTACGCaccggaacgacccgattctcaatcggccaaagattgtcaactcagtaAGAGCTATATCAACCGGAGCCAACCCGTTACAACAACCTAttaatagtttaattaaatgtacttatattttttttacaaaaggatCAACCTGGACCCAAGCGAAGCTGAAATCGTTTACCTGTGATAACctacatttttcatataaaatcctttattaagcatttattaatataaagtaAAGAATATAAGATTAAACAACAGATGAAAAATAAATGATGCCTACTAGATTCCTGCATCTAAAGATGAAAGATCGCGTTGTACGCGATAAATCAATTGCCGTAGTCGCCCTAATTGTAATCATAACCGTTGAAAAAACACCAACGAATTTTACGATCAAAACAAACAGGAACAAATATATTAGTGTTGCCATATCCATAGAAAGAAAacatatgtttgttgttttttttctatacatcTTTAGACATTCGCATTGATTTTTTTAGTTCttgtcaaaaacaaaaaaatacaaatttttttgtttgtaaattaagtaaatttcattcataaagGATTTTCGGCGTTTAACCAAGGAACCATGTCTTTGTCTATGAGACTATTCACGGCTTCACGCAATGgtaattgattttataaaaataaaacgacaAATATTCCTTTGGAATATAATAGAAATTTGTGTTTTCCGTAAATTGAGGTTATGGTCACTTATGTCatcaaaaaagtgcaaaaatattcaattttgaCCAAGAATTTAAGTGcaatttgtgtttaaatgttttcgTTAATATGTATAACGTGATCCAGGATAAAAGAATCTTACAGAAGTAAAGATTTAAGCTTCATTTTATTATGAATCTGTTATTTCACTGATGAAAACCATTACCCCGGCGCAGAGACAGTGATGTTAAATGAAGAGTTTTGTTGTATGAAATGACCAGTAGTGATAAATAGTGGTTAATTGATTACAGTAGaattcttaataaataattctTTGACAAGTGCAAAAAGACATTAAAGCGCCAtttattaatatacaatttttgttttctaggCCAACGCATGTTTGCTGCCAGCTCACGTCTAATGAGCAGCAATCCTCAGGAAGCCAAAGACATTGTCCATGTTCCAGCTGGTTATAAATATGTCAACAACAAAGAGGAAAGCATGGATTTGAAGGATGTCACTGACAGAGCAGCCTCTACCATTTTCCTCAGTGAATTGATGCGTGGTTTTGGTGTTACATTGGCTCACATTTTCAAGGAGCCAGCCACTATCAATTATCCTTTCGAAAAGGGACCTTTGTCGCCTAGATTCCGTGGTGAACATGCTTTGCGTCGTTATCCCAGTGGTGAGGAACGTTGTATTGCCTGCAAATTATGCGAAGCCATTTGTCCCGCTCAGGCTATTACAATTGAGGCTGAGGAACGTGCTGATGGCAGCAGAAGAACCACACGTTATGATATTGATATGACTAAGTGCATCTACTGTGGTTTCTGTCAGGtgggtgttttgtttttttatattgagaacaataattaattgcatttttttgtttgttattttaggaAGCTTGTCCTGTTGATGCTATTGTGGAGGGtcccaattttgaattttccacTGAAACTCATGAAGAATTATTGTATAATAAGGAAAAACTCTTAAGCAATGGTGATAAATGGGAATCTGAGATTGCCTCCAATTTACAAGCCGATCATTTGTATCGTTAGGTTTTCCCATAGAGAAAAAAGATCAAGTGTTTCCTTTAAGGATGTTAAAGATAtagcttaaaataaatataaaaactgtgTATGAATATgtgttaatttcattaaatatttagttgaaatactaaaacaaacaattttttttaattaaaaaagtaagaaatttgtTGTAGTAGCTATATAATGCCCTTTTTTTGAATGGAAGTCTTTATCTTATAACAAGCCTTATATGTTAAGGGTTTTATTGGCCTGGGCCAGATAGTGATTTTTCCATGAACTTCTTTTTGGCAAAACAGATCCACCATTTGTTAGGCTTGCCATCTTCAGTATTGAATACCTTTTCCAAAACACGATTGCCAGTTTCATGGCGCAATTGCAATAAATACTGTCTCATTAATTCTGTAATATATTAATgaagttattaataaattattactgaaataataaattctataattaCCTGAATCCTGTGCCGTTTGTGGCTTAGCATATACAGCATTTAAGGGAAAACCAGCCTCTCCTGGCAAATCAAATTTGGATATGGCCAAACTATACATTTCTTGTTGGCCCTGATTCTTATTGGAACAGCGTTGCAGTTTCTTTAAACATTCCGTTATATATAAAGTGATATATATTAAAGTACGATCAACTTCCGActgaaaagtataatttttaataataaaatttgtcttttttattaatgttgtttATACCTTTATCTCATAGGTGCGAAAGAATACATTTGCTTTAAAGTAGTACAGTGACTCATCAATGATATCGTTATCATTACTCATTTGTGCTGGAGCTGGTCCTCGGTACTGAGTTCTCAAGGGTAATATAGCCATATTACCAACCATAGAGGGAAACTCTTTAATGGTGGAATGATAAGCCTGGATAAAGTGCATAAATAAGTATTTAGAGGATGTTTCATGTTTTGGAAGCCTTTGTTTTTAACCCCACCCTAGGAGGGAGTCAtatttttaagacttttttagttcttttagattttctttttgttttagattCACAGTTTAACTTACCGGCATCTTGTTTGTTACttttaaatgcttaaaatttgtttaatttataatatttttataaattttcacaatgaaaacaaaatttctctaatttttttttgactttttgacaaTTGACAAATGATAATACTGCAAAAACAGGGATGTTAAATGTCAGAATAAAATTTGCCGTTAGCAGAGTTGTCGTATAGTAAAAAAACTGATTTGTTTACATATCGTTAGTGTTTTATATTcctatattaattatttttgtgctATGGCATCTCTATTGTGAACAAAAACCGAATTCGCTCTGGCAGTAAACTTTGCTTTGTTTGACAATtttgacaaataaataaacaaattttcatagagAGCGAGCAAAACAgcgcaaaattttaaattttctttatattttaataaaagtctatagtttttcatatttctatgtaaaaaattcaaatattatagcaataaaattaaagtaatataaaataagacacaaattaaatgttgaaaaatgttacaaaccgaatttaatacaaattcccCAAATAATCCTTCGACTAAACAGGCCGACATAGTAAAAAGGCTGGAAGAGCTGAATAAATGGCAAGAGGAGCAGAAAAAGTTGCTGGAGGCCAGACAAACTATGCAAAGACAAATGTTGGGCCTGGAGCAACAGAATATGTATCAAATGTTGGGTTTGCAAAGTGATCAAGAAATAAGTGTAGTGCAGGATGTTCAAAGAAGTACAAGGGAAGAAGATTTGGCTGCAAACGAGCAAGAACCTTTGGAAGATTATGAGGATCAAAGTACTGAAGAAAGTTTGCAAAATTCTCAACAGGAGGGTGAAGAAGAAACCGATAATGATTATCATGAAAAGGATTTTGAACCACATTCTTATAAAACCTTAACTTCTGGCTATGAAACGGAACAGGGTTTAGAATTGCATCCAAGTAAACCAAAGAAACCCTTCTTGAAGAGAGGTGAGGGTCTTAAGCAGCGCTTTAAAATTGATCCCAATGAATTCAGGCTAAATAATTTGCCTAAATATAAATACGCCAATGCCCATCCCAGTTT
This genomic window contains:
- the LOC111678388 gene encoding NADH dehydrogenase (ubiquinone) 23 kDa subunit → MSLSMRLFTASRNGQRMFAASSRLMSSNPQEAKDIVHVPAGYKYVNNKEESMDLKDVTDRAASTIFLSELMRGFGVTLAHIFKEPATINYPFEKGPLSPRFRGEHALRRYPSGEERCIACKLCEAICPAQAITIEAEERADGSRRTTRYDIDMTKCIYCGFCQEACPVDAIVEGPNFEFSTETHEELLYNKEKLLSNGDKWESEIASNLQADHLYR
- the LOC111678389 gene encoding actin-related protein 2/3 complex subunit 3, with the translated sequence MPAYHSTIKEFPSMVGNMAILPLRTQYRGPAPAQMSNDNDIIDESLYYFKANVFFRTYEIKSEVDRTLIYITLYITECLKKLQRCSNKNQGQQEMYSLAISKFDLPGEAGFPLNAVYAKPQTAQDSELMRQYLLQLRHETGNRVLEKVFNTEDGKPNKWWICFAKKKFMEKSLSGPGQ